One genomic segment of Drosophila melanogaster chromosome 3R includes these proteins:
- the CG31551 gene encoding uncharacterized protein, translating to MTNDRKEDEIKRDKRKRLEDLLKRTYRQKVRIIRGLTVRQASATDLDLCAKWLKVFRRATKEERWAKDYLVELILRQLQNTGHLSLPFTNLANRRLDLRLLLDEEGRQRLRHFSSRQVVAPKPSSNSLARRVLKSSSFEWRRRVRHLDHLEDQYRREEQEMWSQQQLPSKGLRPEPPPPTQTPPSPPRKVSRHRKRVKTVGVQAGVPVITPQTERDLCEREQKQREILKRRERDRMQRQLREQDRERQRTLLAEQHRLDRQSLKRARQLRDRRLREQQLKVKEQRDHERHMLLKRREERRHQEQRSWPQRRPTIPSSQNVEIQQRASLEPQKNTQTAKTVPVDSDTTRSARRIQQLHLRAENIRRKVLAYEQLKKYHRERAQAERERLDRKEYPDTETDSRKQKPEKSRNPRINVTERKRIKQNAQKECETEQKEDPIIAETDHKDEFCGRRQVDEQEKDKIERRNQKYREKLERERQREAKILKERQERAEFERNVLEKFEAEQRKREEFERNRQEELLILKERQEKEEFERRELEKKLEADRKQKEELERLQEEELRLRDKEFEKKIFEKLEADRKIREEFERQRQEELKNLRVRQEKEESERKELEKKLEAEQKQMEVLKKLREEDLKCLKSLQSKEELEAERKEREAFERKTCEERGRAEKKIEELERKSKDLQEGEADVSGELDKRDQEEYERFAREEESNAEKRLLENLMRSKEEIEARERKIIEDDLQREQLLRKLLQKQAQEENREREEREKREKKIKEGITAEGNKRREKEEAERKHWEKLDRLQRERQEMKHLNKKRPKKVKVDGQNAIGKQDEEELFTRRCPESPNQEKMYRDLRMQEITLSEKTELKLQCEARKVAKRLQRHLLGRLGMHGEGEVHLGQKNYPQKVASERKANSQTENWSVKNLSGDMMKVGLTGKDVSNVRRSFQQLDRYENAKVRLKKLHERNSRIFEEVQKFQVLDKLRLEAGELEAQKSLNKRFELRSSKARPSQKNAERPISSSQEYFQPGSLHTRSERWDRFIGSDEESGMEDPQNRGRNSAILSSSESDPVPEPRYTLEGKYCPFKKTYAVEPQNAQHIPHEESEQGEDCRKTPPPSSHSTEEAESDEERARGGGGNPSGIGMTYCTRTGKKRFSQIKQCEIDHDSGGLNEDRVFFGHLLTQARTFDCSPDILRAENRLLKKKLARAKNKYLQLSVLRMSKYLMSVFENNEAIESSEEENESLENVELEQIYLQETDSTMLFPRPIFKTLMLTVVTSNESISPDLAYKITNLEDELKAHLKKISRRAFAQRGAGALRRRAKYLMDQQRQLQSRQLSEVCRNSEEQTLRLWDRLTSSSDSLRGIRDLFRDHCDLRDPLLCAALQSIERLYREWKDQRFSVNWKQN from the coding sequence ATGACCAACGACAGAAAAGAAGATGAAATAAAGCGCGACAAGAGGAAACGATTGGAGGACCTCTTGAAGCGCACTTACCGCCAGAAGGTGAGGATCATTCGCGGACTGACTGTCCGACAGGCGAGTGCCACGGATCTCGACCTGTGCGCCAAGTGGTTGAAGGTGTTCAGACGGGCCACCAAGGAGGAACGCTGGGCGAAGGATTACCTCGTGGAACTAATTCTGCGCCAGCTGCAGAACACAGGCCACTTGTCGCTGCCCTTCACCAACCTGGCCAATCGCAGACTGGATCTGCGCCTGCTCCTGGACGAGGAGGGGCGTCAACGGCTGCGTCACTTCAGTTCGCGGCAGGTGGTGGCCCCGAAGCCGTCGAGCAACAGTCTGGCCAGGAGGGTGCTCAAGTCGTCTTCGTTCGAGTGGAGGCGCAGGGTGCGTCACCTGGACCATCTGGAAGACCAGTATCGGCGCGAGGAGCAGGAAATGTGGAGCCAACAGCAGCTACCCTCGAAGGGTCTTAGGCCggagccgccgccgccgacaCAAACGCCACCGTCCCCGCCGCGCAAAGTGTCCAGACATCGGAAACGCGTCAAGACGGTCGGCGTTCAGGCGGGTGTCCCGGTGATCACGCCACAGACTGAACGTGATCTCTGCGAGCGTGAGCAAAAACAGCGCGAGATCTTGAAACGGCGGGAACGGGATCGCATGCAGCGGCAGCTCAGGGAGCAGGACCGGGAACGGCAGAGGACTCTGCTGGCCGAGCAGCATAGGCTGGACAGGCAAAGTCTGAAAAGGGCGCGTCAACTGCGTGACCGACGTTTGCGGGAGCAGCAGCTGAAAGTCAAGGAGCAGCGTGACCACGAGCGCCATATGTTGTTGAAAAGGAGAGAGGAGCGGCGCCATCAGGAGCAGCGTTCATGGCCACAACGACGTCCCACTATACCTTCATCCCAGAATGTGGAAATTCAGCAGAGAGCGAGTCTGGAGCCGCAAAAAAACACCCAAACGGCCAAGACCGTGCCAGTCGATAGCGACACTACCCGAAGTGCAAGACGTATTCAGCAGTTGCACCTCAGGGCGGAAAACATCAGACGCAAAGTTCTGGCCTATGAGCAGCTCAAGAAATACCATCGGGAGAGAGCGCAAGCAGAGCGGGAGCGGCTTGATCGCAAGGAGTACCCAGACACAGAGACGGATAGTCGAAAGCAGAAGCCCGAAAAATCCAGGAATCCACGGATTAATGTAACAGAAAGAAAACGGATCAAACAAAATGCGCAGAAAGAATGCGAAACTGAACAAAAAGAAGACCCAATAATAGCAGAAACCGATCATAAGGATGAATTCTGTGGAAGAAGGCAAGTTGATGAACAGGAAAAGGATAAAATTGAAAGACGGAATCAGAAGTATAGGGAAAAACTTGAAAGAGAGCGGCAACGGGAGGCTAAAATCCTTAAAGAGCGCCAGGAAAGAGCAGAGTTTGAAAGGAATGTTTTGGAAAAATTTGAAGCCGAACAAAGAAAGCGGGAAGAATTCGAAAGAAATAGACAAGAGGAGCTTTTGATTCTCAAAGAACGTCAGGAAAAAGAAGAATTTGAACGAAGagaattggaaaaaaaattagaaGCCGATCGAAAACAAAAGGAAGAATTGGAAAGACTGCAAGAAGAAGAGCTTAGACTCCGAGATAaagaatttgaaaaaaaaattttcgaaaaactAGAAGCCGATCGAAAAATAAGGGAGGAATTCGAAAGACAAAGGCAGGAGGAACTGAAAAATCTTAGGGTACGCCAGGAGAAAGAAGAGTCTGAAAGAAAAGAATTAGAGAAGAAGCTGGAAGCTGAGCAAAAACAGATGGAAGTCCTGAAAAAATTGCGTGAAGAGGATTTAAAGTGTCTCAAATCACTCCAAAGCAAAGAAGAACTAGAAGCCGAACGAAAGGAGAGGGAAGCATTCGAAAGAAAAACCTGCGAAGAACGTGGAAGAGCGgagaaaaaaattgaagaacTTGAAAGAAAATCAAAGGACTTACAAGAAGGAGAAGCAGATGTGAGCGGGGAACTCGATAAAAGAGATCAAGAGGAGTACGAAAGATTCGCCAGAGAAGAAGAAAGCAATGCAGAAAAAAGACTTTTGGAAAATCTTATGCGCAGCAAGGAGGAAATTGAAGCACGGGAGAGAAAGATAATTGAAGATGATCTGCAAAGAGAACAGCTCCTTAGAAAGTTGCTTCAAAAGCAAGCGCAAGAGGAAAACAGGGAAAGAGAAGAACGCGAGAAACGTGAAAAGAAAATTAAGGAGGGCATAACTGCAGAGGGTAACAAGCGCAGGGAAAAAGAGGAGGCTGAGAGAAAGCATTGGGAGAAACTTGATCGATTACAAAGGGAGAGACAGGAAATGAAACACCTAAATAAAAAGCGGCCGAAAAAGGTTAAAGTCGACGGGCAAAATGCCATTGGGAAACAAGACGAAGAGGAGCTTTTTACCAGACGTTGCCCAGAAAGCCCGAACCAGGAGAAGATGTATAGGGATTTAAGAATGCAAGAGATTACCCTGAGTGAAAAAACGGAGCTGAAGCTGCAATGCGAGGCAAGAAAGGTGGCGAAGCGGCTTCAGCGGCACCTGTTAGGTCGACTTGGAATGCACGGAGAAGGAGAGGTTCATTTGGGCCAGAAAAATTATCCACAGAAAGTGGCAAGCGAGAGAAAAGCAAATAGCCAGACGGAGAATTGGTCTGTGAAGAATCTCTCCGGAGACATGATGAAAGTGGGGCTAACTGGCAAGGATGTGTCGAACGTTCGACGAAGTTTTCAGCAACTAGATCGATATGAGAATGCCAAAGTCCGCTTGAAAAAGCTCCATGAAAGGAATAGCAGGATTTTTGAAGAGGTGCAGAAGTTTCAGGTGCTCGATAAACTGCGCTTGGAAGCAGGAGAACTGGAAGCTCAAAAATCTTTGAACAAGCGTTTCGAGCTAAGATCTTCAAAGGCGCGCCCGTCACAGAAAAATGCAGAGAGACCAATCAGTTCCAGTCAAGAGTACTTTCAGCCAGGATCCCTGCATACTCGCAGCGAGCGATGGGATCGCTTTATTGGGAGTGACGAGGAATCCGGAATGGAGGATCCTCAAAATCGGGGTCGCAACAGCGCCATCCTCTCTAGCAGCGAAAGCGACCCGGTTCCGGAACCCCGTTACACCCTTGAAGGCAAGTACTGTCCGTTCAAGAAAACATACGCGGTGGAGCCCCAAAATGCTCAACACATCCCACATGAAGAATCAGAGCAGGGAGAAGATTGTCGGAAGACACCACCACCAAGTTCACACTCTACTGAGGAGGCAGAATCGGACGAGGAACGAGCACGAGGTGGCGGTGGCAATCCAAGTGGCATTGGCATGACTTACTGCACACGAACAGGAAAGAAGCGTTTTTCGCAGATCAAACAATGCGAGATTGACCACGATTCTGGCGGGCTAAATGAGGATCGGGTGTTTTTCGGACACCTTCTCACGCAGGCTCGGACATTCGATTGCAGTCCGGATATATTGCGCGCGGAGAACCGTCTTCTGAAGAAAAAACTGGCTAGagctaaaaacaaatatcTGCAGTTGTCAGTTCTGCGAATGTCCAAGTATCTCATGAGTGTGTTCGAGAATAACGAAGCTATCGAGAGTTCCGAGGAAGAGAATGAATCTCTGGAAAATGTAGAGCTCGAGCAGATCTATCTGCAAGAGACCGATAGCACTATGCTATTTCCCAGGCCAATCTTTAAGACTCTGATGTTAACTGTGGTTACATCCAACGAGTCCATTTCTCCTGACCTCGCGTACAAAATTACCAATTTGGAAGATGAGCTGAAGGCTCACCTCAAGAAGATTTCTAGACGCGCTTTTGCACAACGAGGTGCAGGAGCTCTGAGGCGGAGAGCCAAGTACTTGATGGACCAGCAGCGTCAACTACAAAGTCGCCAACTGTCCGAGGTATGTCGCAATTCCGAGGAGCAGACTTTAAGGCTGTGGGATCGACTGACCAGCAGCAGTGACTCCTTGCGAGGGATCAGGGATCTCTTTCGCGATCATTGCGACCTGCGAGACCCATTGTTGTGCGCCGCACTCCAAAGCATCGAGCGTCTCTACAGGGAGTGGAAGGATCAGCGGTTTAGCGTGAATTGGaaacaaaattga